In one window of Armatimonadota bacterium DNA:
- a CDS encoding transposase, translating into MAERARRRVFNDPGHAHELTFSTYRRKRLLEDETVCRAFLSALDAARKEHAFQVWAYVLMPDHVHLLLFPTGLEDSMAGIRQAVKQPVAKFGLATMRELADPRLQQLHDGRRPRFWQPGGGYDRNMHSSKACRKSIGYIHDNPVVAGLCAHPWDWEFSSAAAYRGDDCDFQVDFPTL; encoded by the coding sequence ATGGCGGAACGGGCGAGGAGGCGCGTCTTCAACGATCCCGGCCACGCGCACGAGCTCACCTTTTCGACCTACCGCCGCAAGCGCCTGCTTGAAGACGAGACCGTCTGCCGCGCCTTCCTCTCCGCCCTCGACGCCGCCCGGAAGGAGCACGCCTTCCAGGTCTGGGCGTACGTGCTCATGCCCGACCACGTCCACCTGCTCCTCTTCCCGACCGGGCTGGAGGATTCGATGGCGGGGATCAGGCAAGCCGTGAAGCAACCCGTAGCCAAGTTCGGCCTGGCGACGATGAGGGAGCTCGCCGACCCTCGCCTTCAGCAGCTCCACGACGGCCGCAGACCGCGCTTCTGGCAGCCCGGCGGCGGCTACGACCGGAACATGCACTCGTCGAAGGCGTGCCGGAAGAGCATCGGCTACATCCACGACAACCCCGTCGTCGCGGGTCTTTGCGCGCACCCTTGGGACTGGGAGTTCTCCAGCGCGGCGGCCTATCGGGGCGACGACTGTGACTTCCAGGTGGACTTCCCGACGCTATAA